DNA sequence from the Trichoplusia ni isolate ovarian cell line Hi5 unplaced genomic scaffold, tn1 tig00001119, whole genome shotgun sequence genome:
AAATGAATACGAAGCTGAAACATATAATAGACACCGTACATCAGAGTCATCTGAAGCACCGACACTTGATTCGTCATTAGAACGATTGAATATTTTAGATTCTTCCGACGATGATCGAAACATGAACTCACCTTCAGTTTCAGCAAATATTGAGGCGTTACCATCCATAAGTTCATTACCAGTTTTGTCTCCCATGTCAAATATCCCTTCAGTGACAACATCATTTATAATtgatcaaatggtaaacctgccTCCACAGTCAccacaaaatatttcttcaccACGACTAACTCGTAGAACACGCACAGAACGTCAAATCCAAAGTACAAATGTAAGACCTCgtcatgtaataaaaaaaaagaaaattgatctGAAATTTAGATGGTCAAACGGACGTTTCCAACATTACGCTGAATTAGAACCCGATGAGTTTCAAAGCCCTATTCCGGATAACAAATGTGCCTACGACTATTTCTCTGACTTTTTTTCTGAAGACTTATTTGCCGAAATATGCCAATATTCTAACATGTATGCTATGCAGTTAACAGGACAATCTATAAATTTGACAGTTGAAGaattacgtaattttattagtattaaagtAATTATGGGTATAGTCTCTATGCCATCTTATCTAGATTATTGGTCAACGACAACTCGTTATCCGTTAGTAGCAGATGTTATGTCGCTAAAACGCTATCAGCAAATACGCAGATATATTCATTTTGTCGATAATAATGAGACAAACTCAGACccttactttaaaataagacCATTTGCCGAAA
Encoded proteins:
- the LOC113507226 gene encoding piggyBac transposable element-derived protein 2-like, translating into MNSPSVSANIEALPSISSLPVLSPMSNIPSVTTSFIIDQMVNLPPQSPQNISSPRLTRRTRTERQIQSTNVRPRHVIKKKKIDLKFRWSNGRFQHYAELEPDEFQSPIPDNKCAYDYFSDFFSEDLFAEICQYSNMYAMQLTGQSINLTVEELRNFISIKVIMGIVSMPSYLDYWSTTTRYPLVADVMSLKRYQQIRRYIHFVDNNETNSDPYFKIRPFAERIRQNCLKVEEETRFSIDEMVIPYKGTKAGKKRQYNPQKPRKWGFKNLVRAGASGLIYDFFLYAGHESFENCPFTDEEESLGWGGKAVIRLCKTIKKKPCVVYFDNFFSSLELIYHLRNSYGIFSLGTIRAKSTQKCCK